In the Nicotiana tabacum cultivar K326 chromosome 16, ASM71507v2, whole genome shotgun sequence genome, one interval contains:
- the LOC107793186 gene encoding protein MRG1 isoform X1 — MGSSNAGVSDDSTTISDEVGGTTHDTDIDVVDSSRFQEGERVLAFHSQQLYEAKIQKAEFQMREWRYFVHYLGWNKKNTYIFISPSLFNSWDEWVGIDRLMKLTEENIQKQQELKKKQDTDKSSKGGRGSQMKTKGSTGGRGRKRKSDVPHKDKYAPPPEKLVNIQIPPQLKKQLIDDCEFVNHLGKLVKLPRSPNVDEILKKYHDYRLKKDGVISDSVGEILSGLQCYFDKALPAMLLYKNEREQYQESIRDDAAPSSIYGAEHLLRLFVKLPEILFYASIEDETLTELRQKLQDFLRFLQKNQSAFFLSMYHSAEGFDVADKKQDN, encoded by the exons atgggAAGCTCAAATGCTGGAGTATCGGACGATTCCACAACCATCTCTGATGAAGTTGGTGGCACCACTCATGATACTGACATTGACGTGGTTGACTCCAGTCGTTTTCAAGAAGGTGAAAGAGTACTCGCCTTTCATAGCCAACAACTTTATGAAGCTAAG ATTCAAAAAGCTGAGTTTCAAATGAGGGAGTGGAGATATTTTGTTCATTATCTT ggTTGGAACAAAAA GAACACATATATCTTTATTTCTCCCTCGCTTTTTAACAGCTGGGATGAATGGGTGGGCATAGATCGACTGATGAAACTCACAGAAGAGAATATTCAGAAGCAGCAGGAGCTTAAGAAAAAACAGGATACAGATAAGAGTTCAAAGGGTGGACGTGGATCACAAATGAAAACAAAAGGCTCCACAG GGGGAAGAGGCAGAAAGCGAAAGAGTGATGTTCCGCACAAG GACAAGTATGCTCCTCCTCCAGAAAAGCTTGTCAATATCCAAATACCACCACAATTAAAGAAACAGCTGATTGATGATTGTGAATTTGTCAACCACTTGGGCAAG CTCGTCAAACTTCCACGTTCTCCAAATGTAGATGAAATATTAAAGAAGTATCATGACTATCGGCTGAAAAAggatggagt GATATCTGATTCTGTTGGAGAGATTCTTAGTGGTTTGCAATGCTACTTCGACAAAGCACTGCCTGCTATGCTCCTTTACAAGAACGAGCGGGAACAATACCAAGAATCAATTAGAGATGATGCCGCTCCTTCCTCTATATATGGAGCCGAGCATTTATTACGGCTTTTTG TTAAGTTGCCAGAGATTCTGTTCTACGCAAGTATTGAAGATGAAACATTAACAGAGTTGAGGCAGAAGTTACAAGACTTTCTCAG ATTCCTGCAGAAGAATCAAAGTGCATTTTTCCTGTCCATGTACCATTCTGCGGAAGGTTTTGATGTGGCTGACAAGAAACAGGATAACTGA
- the LOC107793186 gene encoding protein MRG2 isoform X2 — translation MGSSNAGVSDDSTTISDEVGGTTHDTDIDVVDSSRFQEGERVLAFHSQQLYEAKIQKAEFQMREWRYFVHYLGWNKNWDEWVGIDRLMKLTEENIQKQQELKKKQDTDKSSKGGRGSQMKTKGSTGGRGRKRKSDVPHKDKYAPPPEKLVNIQIPPQLKKQLIDDCEFVNHLGKLVKLPRSPNVDEILKKYHDYRLKKDGVISDSVGEILSGLQCYFDKALPAMLLYKNEREQYQESIRDDAAPSSIYGAEHLLRLFVKLPEILFYASIEDETLTELRQKLQDFLRFLQKNQSAFFLSMYHSAEGFDVADKKQDN, via the exons atgggAAGCTCAAATGCTGGAGTATCGGACGATTCCACAACCATCTCTGATGAAGTTGGTGGCACCACTCATGATACTGACATTGACGTGGTTGACTCCAGTCGTTTTCAAGAAGGTGAAAGAGTACTCGCCTTTCATAGCCAACAACTTTATGAAGCTAAG ATTCAAAAAGCTGAGTTTCAAATGAGGGAGTGGAGATATTTTGTTCATTATCTT ggTTGGAACAAAAA CTGGGATGAATGGGTGGGCATAGATCGACTGATGAAACTCACAGAAGAGAATATTCAGAAGCAGCAGGAGCTTAAGAAAAAACAGGATACAGATAAGAGTTCAAAGGGTGGACGTGGATCACAAATGAAAACAAAAGGCTCCACAG GGGGAAGAGGCAGAAAGCGAAAGAGTGATGTTCCGCACAAG GACAAGTATGCTCCTCCTCCAGAAAAGCTTGTCAATATCCAAATACCACCACAATTAAAGAAACAGCTGATTGATGATTGTGAATTTGTCAACCACTTGGGCAAG CTCGTCAAACTTCCACGTTCTCCAAATGTAGATGAAATATTAAAGAAGTATCATGACTATCGGCTGAAAAAggatggagt GATATCTGATTCTGTTGGAGAGATTCTTAGTGGTTTGCAATGCTACTTCGACAAAGCACTGCCTGCTATGCTCCTTTACAAGAACGAGCGGGAACAATACCAAGAATCAATTAGAGATGATGCCGCTCCTTCCTCTATATATGGAGCCGAGCATTTATTACGGCTTTTTG TTAAGTTGCCAGAGATTCTGTTCTACGCAAGTATTGAAGATGAAACATTAACAGAGTTGAGGCAGAAGTTACAAGACTTTCTCAG ATTCCTGCAGAAGAATCAAAGTGCATTTTTCCTGTCCATGTACCATTCTGCGGAAGGTTTTGATGTGGCTGACAAGAAACAGGATAACTGA
- the LOC107793187 gene encoding bet1-like protein At4g14600: MASSSHRGGDFYGAASHRSRDGLSTRQVGGSDEIQVRIDPMHGDLDNEITGLRKQVKQLRNVAQEIKSEAKYQNDFINQLQMTLIKAQAGVKNNMRRLNRSIIQEGSNHVMHVILFALFCFFVIYLLSKFSRR; this comes from the exons ATGGCTTCTAGTTCTCATAGAGGCGGTGATTTCTATGGTGCTGCTTCCCACAGATCCAG AGATGGATTGAGTACGAGGCAAGTAGGTGGTTCAGATGAGATACAGGTGCGGATTGATCCGATGCACGGGGACCTAGATAACGAGATTACAGGTCTTCGCAAGCAAGTAAAACAGCTTAGAAAT GtagcccaagaaattaagtctGAAGCAAAATATCAGAATGATTTTATTAACCAACTG CAAATGACATTGATCAAAGCTCAAGCAGGGGTGAAGAACAATATGAGACGGTTGAACAGGAGTATCATCCAGGAAGGATCAAACCATGTGATGCATGTTATTCTTTTTGCACTATTTTGCTTCTTTGTGATATATTTGCTGTCCAAGTTTTCACGGAGATAA
- the LOC107793186 gene encoding protein MRG1 isoform X5 → MREWRYFVHYLGWNKKNTYIFISPSLFNSWDEWVGIDRLMKLTEENIQKQQELKKKQDTDKSSKGGRGSQMKTKGSTGGRGRKRKSDVPHKDKYAPPPEKLVNIQIPPQLKKQLIDDCEFVNHLGKLVKLPRSPNVDEILKKYHDYRLKKDGVISDSVGEILSGLQCYFDKALPAMLLYKNEREQYQESIRDDAAPSSIYGAEHLLRLFVKLPEILFYASIEDETLTELRQKLQDFLRFLQKNQSAFFLSMYHSAEGFDVADKKQDN, encoded by the exons ATGAGGGAGTGGAGATATTTTGTTCATTATCTT ggTTGGAACAAAAA GAACACATATATCTTTATTTCTCCCTCGCTTTTTAACAGCTGGGATGAATGGGTGGGCATAGATCGACTGATGAAACTCACAGAAGAGAATATTCAGAAGCAGCAGGAGCTTAAGAAAAAACAGGATACAGATAAGAGTTCAAAGGGTGGACGTGGATCACAAATGAAAACAAAAGGCTCCACAG GGGGAAGAGGCAGAAAGCGAAAGAGTGATGTTCCGCACAAG GACAAGTATGCTCCTCCTCCAGAAAAGCTTGTCAATATCCAAATACCACCACAATTAAAGAAACAGCTGATTGATGATTGTGAATTTGTCAACCACTTGGGCAAG CTCGTCAAACTTCCACGTTCTCCAAATGTAGATGAAATATTAAAGAAGTATCATGACTATCGGCTGAAAAAggatggagt GATATCTGATTCTGTTGGAGAGATTCTTAGTGGTTTGCAATGCTACTTCGACAAAGCACTGCCTGCTATGCTCCTTTACAAGAACGAGCGGGAACAATACCAAGAATCAATTAGAGATGATGCCGCTCCTTCCTCTATATATGGAGCCGAGCATTTATTACGGCTTTTTG TTAAGTTGCCAGAGATTCTGTTCTACGCAAGTATTGAAGATGAAACATTAACAGAGTTGAGGCAGAAGTTACAAGACTTTCTCAG ATTCCTGCAGAAGAATCAAAGTGCATTTTTCCTGTCCATGTACCATTCTGCGGAAGGTTTTGATGTGGCTGACAAGAAACAGGATAACTGA
- the LOC107793186 gene encoding protein MRG2 isoform X3: protein MGSSNAGVSDDSTTISDEVGGTTHDTDIDVVDSSRFQEGERVLAFHSQQLYEAKGWNKKNTYIFISPSLFNSWDEWVGIDRLMKLTEENIQKQQELKKKQDTDKSSKGGRGSQMKTKGSTGGRGRKRKSDVPHKDKYAPPPEKLVNIQIPPQLKKQLIDDCEFVNHLGKLVKLPRSPNVDEILKKYHDYRLKKDGVISDSVGEILSGLQCYFDKALPAMLLYKNEREQYQESIRDDAAPSSIYGAEHLLRLFVKLPEILFYASIEDETLTELRQKLQDFLRFLQKNQSAFFLSMYHSAEGFDVADKKQDN, encoded by the exons atgggAAGCTCAAATGCTGGAGTATCGGACGATTCCACAACCATCTCTGATGAAGTTGGTGGCACCACTCATGATACTGACATTGACGTGGTTGACTCCAGTCGTTTTCAAGAAGGTGAAAGAGTACTCGCCTTTCATAGCCAACAACTTTATGAAGCTAAG ggTTGGAACAAAAA GAACACATATATCTTTATTTCTCCCTCGCTTTTTAACAGCTGGGATGAATGGGTGGGCATAGATCGACTGATGAAACTCACAGAAGAGAATATTCAGAAGCAGCAGGAGCTTAAGAAAAAACAGGATACAGATAAGAGTTCAAAGGGTGGACGTGGATCACAAATGAAAACAAAAGGCTCCACAG GGGGAAGAGGCAGAAAGCGAAAGAGTGATGTTCCGCACAAG GACAAGTATGCTCCTCCTCCAGAAAAGCTTGTCAATATCCAAATACCACCACAATTAAAGAAACAGCTGATTGATGATTGTGAATTTGTCAACCACTTGGGCAAG CTCGTCAAACTTCCACGTTCTCCAAATGTAGATGAAATATTAAAGAAGTATCATGACTATCGGCTGAAAAAggatggagt GATATCTGATTCTGTTGGAGAGATTCTTAGTGGTTTGCAATGCTACTTCGACAAAGCACTGCCTGCTATGCTCCTTTACAAGAACGAGCGGGAACAATACCAAGAATCAATTAGAGATGATGCCGCTCCTTCCTCTATATATGGAGCCGAGCATTTATTACGGCTTTTTG TTAAGTTGCCAGAGATTCTGTTCTACGCAAGTATTGAAGATGAAACATTAACAGAGTTGAGGCAGAAGTTACAAGACTTTCTCAG ATTCCTGCAGAAGAATCAAAGTGCATTTTTCCTGTCCATGTACCATTCTGCGGAAGGTTTTGATGTGGCTGACAAGAAACAGGATAACTGA
- the LOC107793186 gene encoding protein MRG2 isoform X4, protein MGSSNAGVSDDSTTISDEVGGTTHDTDIDVVDSSRFQEGERVLAFHSQQLYEAKGWNKNWDEWVGIDRLMKLTEENIQKQQELKKKQDTDKSSKGGRGSQMKTKGSTGGRGRKRKSDVPHKDKYAPPPEKLVNIQIPPQLKKQLIDDCEFVNHLGKLVKLPRSPNVDEILKKYHDYRLKKDGVISDSVGEILSGLQCYFDKALPAMLLYKNEREQYQESIRDDAAPSSIYGAEHLLRLFVKLPEILFYASIEDETLTELRQKLQDFLRFLQKNQSAFFLSMYHSAEGFDVADKKQDN, encoded by the exons atgggAAGCTCAAATGCTGGAGTATCGGACGATTCCACAACCATCTCTGATGAAGTTGGTGGCACCACTCATGATACTGACATTGACGTGGTTGACTCCAGTCGTTTTCAAGAAGGTGAAAGAGTACTCGCCTTTCATAGCCAACAACTTTATGAAGCTAAG ggTTGGAACAAAAA CTGGGATGAATGGGTGGGCATAGATCGACTGATGAAACTCACAGAAGAGAATATTCAGAAGCAGCAGGAGCTTAAGAAAAAACAGGATACAGATAAGAGTTCAAAGGGTGGACGTGGATCACAAATGAAAACAAAAGGCTCCACAG GGGGAAGAGGCAGAAAGCGAAAGAGTGATGTTCCGCACAAG GACAAGTATGCTCCTCCTCCAGAAAAGCTTGTCAATATCCAAATACCACCACAATTAAAGAAACAGCTGATTGATGATTGTGAATTTGTCAACCACTTGGGCAAG CTCGTCAAACTTCCACGTTCTCCAAATGTAGATGAAATATTAAAGAAGTATCATGACTATCGGCTGAAAAAggatggagt GATATCTGATTCTGTTGGAGAGATTCTTAGTGGTTTGCAATGCTACTTCGACAAAGCACTGCCTGCTATGCTCCTTTACAAGAACGAGCGGGAACAATACCAAGAATCAATTAGAGATGATGCCGCTCCTTCCTCTATATATGGAGCCGAGCATTTATTACGGCTTTTTG TTAAGTTGCCAGAGATTCTGTTCTACGCAAGTATTGAAGATGAAACATTAACAGAGTTGAGGCAGAAGTTACAAGACTTTCTCAG ATTCCTGCAGAAGAATCAAAGTGCATTTTTCCTGTCCATGTACCATTCTGCGGAAGGTTTTGATGTGGCTGACAAGAAACAGGATAACTGA